A region of Peromyscus maniculatus bairdii isolate BWxNUB_F1_BW_parent chromosome 7, HU_Pman_BW_mat_3.1, whole genome shotgun sequence DNA encodes the following proteins:
- the LOC102913942 gene encoding N(6)-adenine-specific methyltransferase METTL4-like isoform X2: MSVVHHLPPGWLLDHLSFINKVNYQLHRHQEPSCSKKKPTSSVYLDSRQMEAMSPFGAPAVGFAPDSTPVPGNEDGGGCEMITQKYVFRPELFNVTKPHITSAVHKECQQSNSHENLVSGNKQEVSISIGKKRKRCLVFNQGELDAIEYHTKIRELILDGSSQLIQEGLKSGFLYPLVEKQDGNSGRIALPLDACNLSEFCEMAKQWPALNEMELQTLRLPEDDMSVTELDLSSQVIENGSSFPKMITLMGQKYLLPPRSSFLLSDISCMQPLLNCGKTFDVIVIDPPWENKSVKRSNRYSCLSPQQIKQMPVPKLAAADCLVVTWVTNRQKHLCFVKEELYPSWSVEVVAEWYWVKITRSGEFVFPLDSPHKKPYECLVLGRVREKAALAFRNTDRLHQARWAVFGIVCSKFTARLDELGQRGPQVSARGLLHCSGVWTMTVKVVLPFTSAPSDSFLLVPASVLRHVGFIPVSVLRNGPRLWLSNQ, encoded by the exons atgtctgTGGTACACCATTTGCCACCTGGGTGGTTACTGGATCATCTTTCTTTCATTAACAAGGTCAACTATCAACTTCACCGTCATCAAGAGCCTTCCTGCAGTAAGAAGAAGCCCACTTCTTCTGTCTACCTGGATTCTCGTCAGATGGAAGCCATGTCTCCTTTTGGGGCTCCTGCTGTGGGCTTCGCTCCTGACTCTACTCCTGTGCCAGGCAATGAGGACGGAGGAGGTTGTGAAATGATCACCCAGAAATATGTTTTCCGACCTGAGCTGTTTAATGTCACCAAACCTCACATAACTTCAGCTGTTCACAAAGAATGCCAACAAAGTAACAGCCACGAGAATTTAGTGTCTGGTAATAAACAAGAAGTCTCCATTTCTATTGGGAAGAAACGTAAAAGATGTCTGGTTTTCAATCAAGGTGAATTGGATGCCATAGAGTATCACACAAAGATCAGAGAGCTGATTTTGGATGGATCTTCACAGTTGATTCAAGAAGGTCTCAAAAGTGGTTTTCTATATCCACTTGTTGAAAAACAGGATGGCAATAGTGGCCGCATTGCTTTACCACTTGATGCTTGCAATTTGTCAGAATTCTGTGAGATGGCAAAGCAGTGGCCTGCCTTGAATGAAATGGAGCTTCAGACGCTACGGTTGCCGGAAGATGATATGTCTGTTACAGAGCTGGATTTATCTTCACAGGTCATTGAAAACGGCTCTAGCTTTCCCAAAATGATTACTTTAATGGGGCAGAAATACCTGCTACCACCAAGAAGCAGCTTTCTTTTATCTGACATTTCTTGTATGCAGCCGCTTCTGAACTGCGGTAAGACATTTGATGTCATTGTGATTGATCCACCGTGGGAGAACAAATCGGTTAAAAGAAGTAACAGGTACAGTTGCTTATCACCACAGCAGATAAAGCAAATGCCTGTTCCTAAGCTGGCTGCTGCCGACTGTCTGGTTGTTACGTGGGTGACCAACAGGCAGAAGCACCTGTGTTTTGTGAAGGAGGAACTCTATCCTTCATGGTCTGTGGAAGTGGTTGCAGAATGGTACTGGGTAAAAATCACACGTTCAGGGGAGTTCGTGTTCCCATTGGATTCTCCACATAAAAAGCCTTATGAATGTCTTGTACTGGGGAGAGTTCGAGAGAAAGCTGCTTTAGCATTTAGGAACACAGATA GACTACATCAAGCCAGGTGGGCAGTGTTTGGAATTGTTTGCTCGAAATTTACAGCCAGGTTGGATGAGTTGGGGCAACGAGGTCCTCAAGTTTCAGCACGTGGATTACTTCATTGCTCTGGAGTCTGGACGATGACTGTAAAAGTTGTGCTGCCCTTTACTTCAGCTCCTTCAGACTCATTTCTCCTTGTACCAGCCAGTGTGCTTAGACATGTGGGCTTTATACCAGTCAGTGTGCTTAGAAATGGACCCAGACTTTGGCTTTCCAACCAGTGA
- the LOC102913942 gene encoding N(6)-adenine-specific methyltransferase METTL4-like isoform X1 gives MSVVHHLPPGWLLDHLSFINKVNYQLHRHQEPSCSKKKPTSSVYLDSRQMEAMSPFGAPAVGFAPDSTPVPGNEDGGGCEMITQKYVFRPELFNVTKPHITSAVHKECQQSNSHENLVSGNKQEVSISIGKKRKRCLVFNQGELDAIEYHTKIRELILDGSSQLIQEGLKSGFLYPLVEKQDGNSGRIALPLDACNLSEFCEMAKQWPALNEMELQTLRLPEDDMSVTELDLSSQVIENGSSFPKMITLMGQKYLLPPRSSFLLSDISCMQPLLNCGKTFDVIVIDPPWENKSVKRSNRYSCLSPQQIKQMPVPKLAAADCLVVTWVTNRQKHLCFVKEELYPSWSVEVVAEWYWVKITRSGEFVFPLDSPHKKPYECLVLGRVREKAALAFRNTDTEVPPVPDQKLIVSVPCILHSHKPPLAEVLKDYIKPGGQCLELFARNLQPGWMSWGNEVLKFQHVDYFIALESGR, from the coding sequence atgtctgTGGTACACCATTTGCCACCTGGGTGGTTACTGGATCATCTTTCTTTCATTAACAAGGTCAACTATCAACTTCACCGTCATCAAGAGCCTTCCTGCAGTAAGAAGAAGCCCACTTCTTCTGTCTACCTGGATTCTCGTCAGATGGAAGCCATGTCTCCTTTTGGGGCTCCTGCTGTGGGCTTCGCTCCTGACTCTACTCCTGTGCCAGGCAATGAGGACGGAGGAGGTTGTGAAATGATCACCCAGAAATATGTTTTCCGACCTGAGCTGTTTAATGTCACCAAACCTCACATAACTTCAGCTGTTCACAAAGAATGCCAACAAAGTAACAGCCACGAGAATTTAGTGTCTGGTAATAAACAAGAAGTCTCCATTTCTATTGGGAAGAAACGTAAAAGATGTCTGGTTTTCAATCAAGGTGAATTGGATGCCATAGAGTATCACACAAAGATCAGAGAGCTGATTTTGGATGGATCTTCACAGTTGATTCAAGAAGGTCTCAAAAGTGGTTTTCTATATCCACTTGTTGAAAAACAGGATGGCAATAGTGGCCGCATTGCTTTACCACTTGATGCTTGCAATTTGTCAGAATTCTGTGAGATGGCAAAGCAGTGGCCTGCCTTGAATGAAATGGAGCTTCAGACGCTACGGTTGCCGGAAGATGATATGTCTGTTACAGAGCTGGATTTATCTTCACAGGTCATTGAAAACGGCTCTAGCTTTCCCAAAATGATTACTTTAATGGGGCAGAAATACCTGCTACCACCAAGAAGCAGCTTTCTTTTATCTGACATTTCTTGTATGCAGCCGCTTCTGAACTGCGGTAAGACATTTGATGTCATTGTGATTGATCCACCGTGGGAGAACAAATCGGTTAAAAGAAGTAACAGGTACAGTTGCTTATCACCACAGCAGATAAAGCAAATGCCTGTTCCTAAGCTGGCTGCTGCCGACTGTCTGGTTGTTACGTGGGTGACCAACAGGCAGAAGCACCTGTGTTTTGTGAAGGAGGAACTCTATCCTTCATGGTCTGTGGAAGTGGTTGCAGAATGGTACTGGGTAAAAATCACACGTTCAGGGGAGTTCGTGTTCCCATTGGATTCTCCACATAAAAAGCCTTATGAATGTCTTGTACTGGGGAGAGTTCGAGAGAAAGCTGCTTTAGCATTTAGGAACACAGATACAGAAGTGCCCCCTGTTCCAGATCAGAAACTGATTGTCAGTGTACCCTGCATTCTTCACTCCCATAAGCCACCTCTGGCCGAAGTACTGAAGGACTACATCAAGCCAGGTGGGCAGTGTTTGGAATTGTTTGCTCGAAATTTACAGCCAGGTTGGATGAGTTGGGGCAACGAGGTCCTCAAGTTTCAGCACGTGGATTACTTCATTGCTCTGGAGTCTGGACGATGA